A single Thermoanaerobaculia bacterium DNA region contains:
- the coxB gene encoding cytochrome c oxidase subunit II has product MNRRRPSWLSLIVGAAIVAAPALLLAASEPNAPWRLPEEASTYAGRIDGIFNLILWITGIVFFLVEITLLVFLFKYRAKAGGRATYTHGSNRLEVIWTIIPALILVFLAVVSQDSWAYIRNHFPSSGTVIDITAEQFAWNIRYPGPDGKLNTDDDIVTLNQLHFPVDKPALINLHSKDVIHSFFLPEFRIKQDAVPGMTTRVWVQAKHTGNWEIACAELCGLGHYRMKGYLTVDTPEGFQKWLAETAAENKTESK; this is encoded by the coding sequence ATGAACCGTCGACGCCCGTCCTGGCTGAGCCTGATCGTCGGCGCCGCGATCGTCGCGGCGCCCGCCCTTCTTCTCGCCGCGAGCGAGCCGAACGCGCCGTGGAGGCTCCCCGAAGAGGCCTCCACGTACGCGGGGCGAATCGACGGCATCTTCAACCTCATCCTCTGGATCACCGGAATCGTGTTCTTCCTCGTGGAGATCACGCTCCTCGTCTTCCTCTTCAAGTACCGCGCGAAGGCCGGCGGGCGGGCGACGTACACGCACGGGAGCAACCGGCTCGAGGTGATCTGGACGATCATTCCCGCGCTCATCCTCGTCTTCCTCGCCGTCGTGTCGCAGGACTCGTGGGCCTACATCCGCAACCACTTTCCCTCCTCCGGCACCGTCATCGACATCACGGCCGAGCAGTTCGCCTGGAACATCCGGTATCCGGGGCCGGACGGGAAGTTGAACACCGACGACGACATCGTGACGCTGAACCAGCTGCACTTTCCCGTCGACAAGCCGGCGCTCATCAACCTGCACTCGAAGGACGTCATCCATTCGTTCTTCCTCCCGGAGTTCCGGATCAAGCAGGATGCGGTGCCGGGCATGACGACGCGCGTCTGGGTGCAGGCGAAGCACACCGGCAACTGGGAGATCGCGTGCGCCGAGCTCTGCGGTCTCGGCCACTACCGGATGAAGGGATACCTCACCGTCGACACGCCCGAGGGCTTCCAGAAATGGCTGGCGGAAACGGCCGCGGAAAACAAAACGGAGTCGAAGTAA